Proteins encoded in a region of the Nicotiana tomentosiformis chromosome 9, ASM39032v3, whole genome shotgun sequence genome:
- the LOC104089071 gene encoding uncharacterized protein: MASEWYIDEDISHWHIWDDLARDFVRQFQYNIDIALDRNSLTNFKKKTAESFREYAIKWREQVARVKPPMDETEMVNVFLQAQEADYFQNMMSVMGKPFAEAIKIGEMVENGLKTGRIISQSALRATSQAIQNGSGGLANRKKREEGAMMASVQMGLLQLVPPNWQNPKSPSYRPGTRCAYHSGAEVHDTEDCWTIKRAVENLIEQKRVVLRDEEVHNVTNNPLPAHNNGPVIGMICDDKEFYPALKVIIAIADSEARPKAAAKQARNEKKITPTPQVAEKAVETNTGAAPAKDAILYVPRAPRKEQLILNTPKRFEQRKVTLNVPKLYVPKGTYVARGPIILPRLTEPVVISRAPQSPMRGPTAVPWNYSKIMVTYKGKEIMGEVNEMNQPRNYHNLEEQKMLKLSKDKWFPPKKPVCAEEAEEFFRKMKTLKYAIIDQLRNTPSQVSFLSLFFSSNEHQKVLLKTLNEAYVPVENLVEQLERMAERFFEVNRICFSRDDLPQEGAAHNKSLHLTVKCEGYYMKRVMLDGGFGVDICPLSTLQRMKIGTERIRPNNVCVRTFDGVKRDTIGEIDLILTIGPVDFEVTFQHLDMDTSYNFLLGRPWIHAARAVPSTLHQMVKFEH, translated from the exons ATGGCGTCAGAATGGTACATAGACGAGGACATCTCCCATTGGCATATATGGGATGACTTGGCCCGAGATTTCGTCAGGCAATTTCAATACAATATTGATATAGCTCTAGATAGGAATTCTCTGACCAATTTCAAGAAGAAAACTGCGGAAAGCTTCCGTGAATATGCTATCAAGTGGCGTGAGCAAGTAGCCAGAGTGAAACCGCCTATGGATGAGACAGAAATGGTCAATGTTTTCTTACAGGCCCAAGAGgccgattactttcagaacatgatgtctgtCATGGGCAAACCTTTTGCAGAGGCCATAAAAATCGgagaaatggtagaaaatggcCTGAAAACTGGCCGAATCATAAGTCAATCTGCTTTGAGAGCCACCTCCCAAGCCATCCAGAACGGCTCGGGAGGTTTAGCAAATCGAAAGAAGAGGGAAgaaggagccatgatggcttcag TCCAGATGGGTCTATTGCAACTTGTGCCTCCAAATTGGCAAAATCCAAAATCTCCATCATACCGGCCCGGTACCAGGTGTGCCTATCATTCGGGGGCAGAGGTGCATGATACGGAGGATTGTTGGACTATCAAGAGGGCCGTTGAGAATTTGATAGAACAAAAACGAGTGGTGCTGAGAGACGAGGAAGTCCACAATGTGACTAACAATCCATTACCGGCCCACAACAATGGGCCGGTCattggaatgatttgtgatgataaAGAGTTTTATCCAGCTTTGAAAGTTATCATCGCCATTGCTGATTCAGAGGCAAGACCTAAAGCGGCGGCGAAACAAGCCAGAAATGAGAAGAAAATCACTCCAACTCCTCAAGTTGCAGAAAAGGCTGTGGAAACAAATACTGGGGCAGCACCTGCTAAGGACGCAATTCTCTATGTTCCTAGAGCCCCAAGGAAAGAACAACTCATATTGAACACTCCCAAAAGATTTGAGCAGAGGAAAGTCACGTTAAATGTGCCGAAGTTGTATGTGCCAAAAGGGACTTATGTGGCGCGGGGGCCGATAATTTTACCAAGGCTGACTGAGCCCGTGGTTATTAGTCGTGCACCACAGAGCCCTATGAGAGGCCCCACTGCAGTCCCCTGGAATTATAGCAAAATAATGGTTACTTATAAGGGGAAAGAGATTATGGGAGAGGTGAACGAAATGAACCAACCTAGGAATTACCACAACCTAGAAGAGCAAAAGATGTTAAAACTGAGCAAGGATAAATGGTTTCCGCCTAAGAAGCCTGTGTGCGCTGAGGAAGCAGAAGAGTTTTTCCGAAAAATGAAAACTTTGAAATATGCAATAATTGACCAGCTCAGGAATACTCCTTCCCAGGTTTCATTTTTATCTCTATTTTTTAGCTCAAATGAACATCAGAAGGTACTCCTGAAGACATTGAATGAGGCATATGTCCCGGTTGAAAATTTAGTTGAACAACTGGAGAGAATGGCTGAACGATTCTTCGAAGTTAATAGGATTTGCTTCAGCCGTGATGATTTGCCCCAAGAGGGAGCCGCCCACAACAAATCCCTTCACTTGACTGTCAAATGCGAAGGTTATTATATGAAGAGAGTCATGCTAGATGGCGGGTTTGGGGTCGACATTTGCCCTCTCTCAACGCTCCAGAGGATGAAAATTGGAACAGAAAGAATTCGGCCAAACAATGTCTGTGTGCGCACTTTTGATGGTGTCAAGCGAGACACAATAGGggaaattgatttgattttgaccaTTGGCCCAGTGGATTTCGAAGTAACTTTCCAGCATCTGGACATGGATACTTCATATAATTTTCtcctaggaagaccatggattcacgcTGCAAGAGCTGTGCCCTCCACTCttcatcaaatggtcaaatttgaaCATTAA
- the LOC104089070 gene encoding uncharacterized protein → MAVDLDVEELQHVEDLSKRFKSVEFRYIPRFHNELADALATLASMLPYPGNVHIDPLEIQIRERHGYCNTIEIEPDVQPWYHDIKRFLKTKKYPEQASRDQKRTIRRLASGFFLSGEILYKITPDLNLLRCIDGLEAKKIMNEMHSGVCGPHMNGYVLAKKIFRAGYYWMTMEKDCFSVVRKCHQCQIHGDLIHASPLELHSMLAPWPFVTWGMDVIGPIEPKASNGHRFILSDLMRESYR, encoded by the exons ATGGCAGTTGATCTGGATGTGGAAGAATT GCAACATGTGGAAGATCTTAGCAAACGATTCAAGTCCGTCGAGTTCAGGTATATTCCTCGATTCCACAACGAGTTAGCTGATGCATTAGCTACTTTAGCCTCAATGTTACCGTATCCGGGCAATGTCCATATTGACCCGTTGGAAATCCAAATTCGAGAAAGGCATGGTTATTGTAATACAATTGAAATAGAACCAGATGTacaaccatggtatcatgatatcaaaaggtttttgaaaacaaagaaatatccTGAGCAGGCTAGTAGAGACCAAAAGAGAACCATTAGAAGGCTTGCCAGTGGTTTCTTCTTGAGCGGAGAAATCTTGTACAAAATAACTCCAGATCTGAATCTTTTGAGGTGTATAGATGGCCTAGAAGCTAAAAAGATCATGAATGAAATGCATTCGGGAGTATGTGGACCTCACATGAACGGATATgtccttgcaaagaaaatcttccgggcaggttattactggatgaccatggaaaaggaTTGCTTCAGTGTTGTCCGGAAGTGTCATCAGTGTCAGATACACGGTGACCTGATTCATGCATCGCCTTTAGAGTTGCATTCTATGTTAGCACCTTGGCCGTTTGTTACCTGGGGAATGGATGTCATTGGGCCAATCGAgccgaaagcttcaaatgggcatagattcatctTATCGGATctaatgagagagtcttatcggtga